One region of Brassica napus cultivar Da-Ae chromosome A10, Da-Ae, whole genome shotgun sequence genomic DNA includes:
- the LOC106372173 gene encoding calcium/calmodulin-regulated receptor-like kinase 2, translating into MVNRSDLVVIGISVGLALGLLLALLLFFVIKWYNGRSHLRRCANEQNIPTLPVHKAKRAVVLTPDDSSNTASSQPPENAASPTQHQPWWNNNHTKDLTVSASGIPKYHYKDIQKATQNFTTILGQGSFGPVYKAVMPNGGLAAAKVHASNSSQGDREFQTEVSLLGRLHHRNLVNLVGYCVDKSHRMLIYEFMSNGSLENLLYGSGGEETTQVLRWEERLQIALDISHGIEYLHEGAVPPVIHRDLKSANILLDHSMRAKVADFGLSKEMVFDRMNSGLKGTHGYMDPTYISTNKYTLKSDIYSFGVIILELITAIHPQQNLMEYINLASMSPDGIDEIVDQKLEGNANIEEVRLLAKIANRCVHKTPRKRPSIGEVTQFILKIKQGRSRGGRRQDTMSSSFGGVMDGEDMSRVISRIKDQHVELGLLAGVKEEDHQERNGTTTTL; encoded by the exons ATGGTGAATAGGAGTGATTTGGTAGTGATTGGCATCTCGGTTGGTCTCGCACTTGGTCTCTTACTCGCTCTTCTTCTATTCTTCGTCATTAAATGGTACAACGGCCGCTCTCACCTGAGACGATGCGCTAACGAACAGAACATCCCAACTCTACCCGTCCACAAAGCTAAAAGAGCCGTAGTACTAACCCCTGACGATAGCTCAAACACAGCTTCTTCACAGCCACCTGAGAATGCAGCATCACCAACTCAACATCAGCCATGGTGGAACAACAACCATACCAAAGATCTCACTGTTTCTGCCTCCGGCATACCTAAATATCACTACAA GGATATTCAGAAGGCAACTCAAAACTTCACAACCATTCTTGGACAAGGATCTTTCGGTCCTGTGTACAAGGCCGTTATGCCTAACGGAGGTTTAGCTGCAGCGAAGGTTCACGCCTCTAACTCAAGCCAAGGTGATAGAGAGTTTCAAACCGAGGTGTCTTTGCTTGGGAGGCTGCACCACAGGAACCTCGTGAACTTGGTGGGTTACTGTGTGGATAAAAGCCACAGGATGTTGATCTATGAGTTCATGAGTAATGGAAGTTTGGAGAATCTTTTGTACGGCAGTGGAGGTGAAGAAACAACACAAGTCTTGAGATGGGAAGAGAGGCTTCAGATCGCTCTTGACATCTCCCACGGCATTGAGTATCTTCACGAAGGGGCCGTGCCGCCTGTTATCCACCGTGATCTTAAGTCTGCAAACATATTGTTAGATCACTCCATGAGAGCTAAG GTTGCGGATTTTGGGTTGTCTAAAGAGATGGTTTTCGATAGAATGAACTCTGGATTGAAAGGCACTCACGGATACATGGATCCAACGTACATTTCGACTAACAAGTACACTTTAAAGAGCGACATTTACAGTTTTGGAGTCATCATCCTTGAGCTGATCACTGCAATCCATCCTCAACAGAATCTGATGGAATACATCAACCTG GCTTCGATGAGTCCAGATGGTATAGACGAGATAGTTGATCAGAAGCTAGAGGGAAACGCAAACATTGAAGAAGTGAGGTTACTGGCCAAGATTGCAAACAGGTGTGTGCACAAGACACCAAGAAAAAGACCATCTATTGGAGAAGTCACACAGTTCATACTAAAGATCAAACAAGGTCGGTCTAGAGGTGGAAGGAGACAAGACACAATGTCATCATCGTTTGGTGGTGTTATGGATGGAGAGGATATGTCAAGGGTTATAAGCAGGATTAAGGATCAGCATGTTGAGTTAGGGTTATTGGCTGGTGTCAAAGAAGAGGATCATCAAGAGAGGAACGGTACTACAACAACATTGTAA